DNA sequence from the Vicia villosa cultivar HV-30 ecotype Madison, WI linkage group LG3, Vvil1.0, whole genome shotgun sequence genome:
TCAACAACAACCACCAATAAGTCCTTCAGcaatatatttattttctcattatCCACATGGACAGACGAGACTGGTGATGGCGGTGTGTTGTAATCCCCTTATGGGTTTAAACGGGGGTAGGGGAGCTTCTTCGTCGAGCAAAGAAACTACTAGAGGCATGACATTTCGATCTACAAGGGAGATGTCAGGAATGTTATGATCACCGAGGCCAGTGGGAAGGAACCAATGTTCCCTGATATGATGATGATTCTGTGAGCCTGTTTTTAGGTTAGTGGTTAATTCAGACGATCTTGTTCACTAGAGATTGATGGGGTATGTTTGCCAGCTACGAGATTCTCTTTTATTTGTTCACCATTATGAAGTTGATTAATGTGTGAAAATATTAGTGAACGATTTCAACACACGGTATCAACGATCTTAGAAAGACCTAAGAGGCTCATGAACGAGATAGCAAACTCAATTTTGATGGTGAACCCTAGTGTGTAATTGGTATCTTGGTGCTCTGGTCCGATATTGGTGAAGGGGGTACTTCCAAACACTCCAAAGTTCAAGTCAATGTTGATCAAAAGAGAGATATTTTTGTATTTGAATTATTGAGCCTTCGTTCAACTTTATAGTGGAGTTCTAGAGTTTTATAGACCTAAAATCTTTTATTTGTGGATATTTCTTAGAATGAATAGATATCATAAAGTCTTGTCCCCATATTTGTTAAAATGAATAGATATTCATAAAGTCTTGTCCCCATACCATCGGATGTTTCTGACCCTAATGATTTACCTTAATATCAGGTATACTCTTAGGGTATGTCCAACTTAGATTTTGTAATGCTGGAACCTTCTTGTAGATAACTATCTTAAAATGGTAACTTCATTGGTCTGACGTTATTGAAATAACATTATTGTTAACAATCATTTGATCCAACCGTTCATGAATGTTTCCTTTTCCTAGTTCTTAAATATTTTGCTTTAAATAGAATCATAATCATTTTGATCTTGAGGCgagaataaattatattttattatgctCAAAAAGAAAAAGTAGCAACAAAGTGATAGTACTCGTAGTAATATAATAGACACCACTAAGTTTTGTTTAGttccattttattatttttaaataatttaaataataacatTTTATTATCTTCTTCAATCACAATTAACAATTAGGGATGTCAATAGACGGGTAGAGCAACAAATCAAGCATGTCCGAAAGCCtgcaaaaaataattttaatgagaGAATTTTACTTACCGCCCCAAATATTGTACCTAACaccactaattttttttattcaaaaaataccCTTGATACTATTTACTCTTAAAAATTtacatttgtaaaaaaaaaaaattattattggtgTAGGGTGAAAATCAAAATGCCCCTGATACAATTTCTTTATCAAACTTTCCTTACCCCTAATCTCCAGATTACCATAACTCCTTCTCTTAAAGATCCAGAATTAACACTAAAAAGAACTCTCCATTCTATTGGCCAAAAGTTTGGATCTCTCAGATGTCCCTTTGGAGAGGGAAAAGAGAAAATTATAAATGATACAAAAAATTCAACAGACAAGTAAACCTCTCTAGATCAGGAGGGGATCCTCATTATTAAGACAACCCTTTGGACAAATCTGATTGAATGATAatgtaaaactaaaaaataataatacaattaAATCAAGCCACCATTAGCCATAATACACAAATACAAACAACCTTACACATTATTATCATCACACACAAACAAGCATCCTTAcatattattatcatttataCCTTCTGTCACCCCGGTGAAGGTGCATCTTCTAACCGCCCATGCCTGCATCTTTGTTGGCTTGTGATGGAGGAGCCTCATGGAGCCTAACTGTCAAAGGCCAGTTCTACCATTCAGGTTGCACATGTTTGTGCATGCAGATCCATGTCAATTAGTTAAACAGGAAAAGAAAAACTTACATGTCTCTACTTAAACCATTTTTACAGATAATACATTCAATTTCCCTAGCTTGATTTCCGCTGACGTAGTCACCAAACAAAGAACAAGAAGCAACTGAACTAAAAATACTGCCTAAGTTGATGTAGACTCATTTGTGAACATTATTAACCTCGACAAATGGCCTGCATAATCCCTATTCTCAAGCTAACAGTGACTTACAATTTAACATACAAATTACAACTGGCATCATTTGACACCTTTGCTACCCCTTCTGTTGTATCTGGTCAATCTTTTACCCTTTTGTTTAGCAATACTAGTTGGTGTGGCTACCAAACCTGATTCTGAACCTGCCTGAGAAATGTTCTGTTGAACCTCGTACTGTACACTGGAGCTGTTCTGCGACAGCGAACCAGTGGCAACACCGTCATCTTTGGAAGCAACAGTACCGTCTACAATCACCTCAGGCACCTCAGTAGATCCTTGCTCAAGAACACCCTGAGCTATCCTCTCCTGACTTGAATCGACTGCACTCGGTTCGTTATTCGATGTTTTTGAGTTCTGAGTGACCTTCCGTGCATAGACACTAGCAAACAGAAAAATTGCAGAACTAATTAACTATTTTGATAGACAGGATAAGACAGGGAGATTTTCAAGCCAATAAAAAGCTGTTGGTTCCAAATTTAGTAATTGAAGAAGTAAAACTTCCGAAAGAGAATCTGTCTATAGGTAATGAGACCAAGTACTATGATAAAAGCAACAAAAAATACTTAGAGCACAACTTTACATTCCATTGGTTAACTAAAACTAACCTTGTTTCAAAAAAGGTTAGCAACAAACTTTTTATTACATGTAAAATTAACTTGGATCTTAACAATTACTGTGGCTCCCACTTCCTAATCCCTTATATGGTCAGAGCCATTTCTTATTAGGTTGAGTCCACACATTATTTTCACTCAATAGTAAAAAATATGTTGCCAACATTCCCTAAAACAAAAAGGTTTTCCGTACAGAACGATTACCAAAAAAAAACTAATCAAGAAAATAATGTGAACCCTGATTACCACCTACCTGGGACCTGAAGAGGGGAATCCATTTGCTAATGTAACTTCTGCTTCAACCTTCTCTTCGAATTCTGAAAGATTTCCGTCTTGTAATCTAGATTTTGAAACTGCACTCGTAAAAAAGATCATTTAAGAAGGAAactaatatttgaaaatattggataaagtatttaaactaaggagcACAGAAAGTAGAAACAAAAATTAACAAAACCTAATGACGGGGATATAGCAAATCTGGCTACATTATTAACCTAATATACGCAAACACTTGCTTAAGAAAATGCATAACATGTTTACCCATGaaatatatattgtatttaaTCATATTCACCCTAAAATGTGAGGACTGTGTACTAGCTAAAGTACTATGCATAAAAGGCCTGCTGTAGGAACTGCCAATAGCTAGCACCATTTGGAGGCTTTTCTGTTTGGCCAAACATAAATCCTGAACTCATAAACTACAGAAATTAAAAAAACTGAAGCTCCTTGCATATATTGCATACTACAAGACATTGAGTGAAGTTGCTTTTTAGCTAAATGCAGTACTAACCCTCCAGCAAATCTCAAAACATTGGGAAATCTCAGAGCCTTCCAATGGTCAGGCAGTGCAAAAGTTCATGAAAGTTTAAGGGTTCTTTTTACTAGATATTCAGCTAGAACCATTACAAAAGCTGCATATACAGCATGATTTTAGTTTAGCTTCAGTTTTACTATTACTTGAAATGATATCGCTGATTTACTGGATCATGAAACAAAACACTTAGCATGCATTGGGGTCCATAGTGCCACACTGAACACTTCTCACTAATTCGCAATAGCAACAATCATGACTACATAAATTGCAAGTAGCTCATAACATCAACCGGGTGCAGTCTCTAACCACAGGAGGCCAAAGGAAATAAAAACCCCTACCTTCCTTAGCTTCTTCAACTGGGTCTGATTGATGCGTAGACTCATTTGTGTCATTGATGCCATTAACATCCCTATTACATTAAAGAAAATGCTAAAATTAGTAGACAAATAATATAACCAAACAGGGCCAGATATCCTCCACAAAAGCCAAATCAGACCTTTGTACATGGGACTCTTGGTACCATACACAAACATAGGATTAAACTCATCATAATGTAGTTAAATTACTGTAATTTGTATCAGTCATTTAGTCTAGCTAATTTTTCAGTTTGTGAGCCAAACAAAAACGACatgacaataataaaataaaggaagcTTTGGGGTGGAGTTGTCAGGGTAGTGATAAATTTCAAACAGAGTAACACCAAATGAAGGTTTATGAAGGGAAACTAAAAATTTCTCATTAACCTAAAGAAATTGTCAAAAACATGATTAATGACATGACAATAATAAAATACGGGGAGCATTGGGGGGGGGTTGTCAGGGTAGTGATAAGTTTCAAATAGAGTAGCGACGAACAAAAGGTGTGTGGTGTAGGGGAACAAAAAAACATTCTCATCTACCTAAAGAATTGTCAAAAATGTGATCAATGAGTCAAATTATAATATTATAGGAGATAAAGAACCTCAAATGCAATTTTACTCCATTAGTCAAACAAGAAAATgtcaatgattttttttttgttgagaaaCTGACCTGTGTATATTATCTGAGGACCCGTCTCTTAGTACTGTAGTTAATTCTTTGCAGTCATCTTGGGTACCTATGTAAGTTAATTATAAGCCAAGTAAGACTTTTACTAAGAGACAAGGGAATTAATCTGATGTGAATAAACAAGCATTCTAGTCACATTGGGGCAACAGAAAGAACAATGGAGTTATCCATGCAATTAGTTAAATCATACTTCTCagcttttaatttaaataataacagTGTCACAGTCAAATTGCCCAATTATAGTTGTTCTGAGTACTACACAAGCTAAGCAGTGATAATTAACAAAATGTTTTTGCTTCTAAAATATATTTGACAAACAAATTAAGCATCTTTAATTCTTTAAGCCAATATCAGGCCTAAAAATTTATTTGTGGAGGGTGTTTCAGCGCAGTTGTGAGcgaattaaaaaaattgtaccTTTGGTTTTCTGAACAGCTACAAATCCCTAAACAAATGGGATAAAAAATATGTTAGACACAAAATAGGTTAATCTTAAACAAGCCTGGATGTATTATAAGGAGAGGGAGAGGGGACCCTAAAGACGTGCTTGTTATATAAACTACAGTTCATATGAGCACCTGATTCTGTTCAGGAATAATATTAGATGCATCAGGCAACACAGATTCAGGTTGGCGCCTATCCAGTTTACTCTGCAAATCTGAAAGACATacccaaaaaaaaaagttaaacatCCAATAGGTTGTGTTGTTAGAATAAATaggcaagaaaaaaaaaagtgtgtgTGAAACATTCAAGAGGTTATATAGGtaataagaataaataaataaataaataggtccTTATATTAAAAAGTTTGACTATCGGAATAAACCAAAAAGATTCCTGTAGTAGCAGGATCGTACCTGGAGAGGTATGAGAATCCAATCCCCTGGTTAAGTTTGCAGATGTATCTACTAAGTTTGTAAAACTATGTACTTTATCTCCCAAACTAGTTCCAATATTTTCAATTGCAGATGAGTTGACATTACTTTTATTCTCTACAGCATATGCAGACCAATCAATTTTTGAGGAAGGAAGTGTTCTAAGCATCTCCTCTGTTGCCCTGGATCTAACTCTTCTTATCTCATCCTGAATACTCCATGACCCGGTGGCAGAGGAATCCCTTTTATACTGCATTTGAGTATCAGCAAATATGAAACAACTAATAACAAAAATTGAAAAACGTAAC
Encoded proteins:
- the LOC131660528 gene encoding protein KAKU4-like isoform X2, translated to MTSISGSQSGGKMVRLRRTAAARNRTPYTRPVPSPSQHQHQPQPQSPNWLSRFVISPTRFIASGAGKILSSVLDLESSPGSSSSATSSSSSSYADTNAEEVGDLDDVSYSHFEDEVALNEGGTSEPINLSGKEIQPLAANSQSKHTIEQLLMQESFSREEGDRLIKIIRSRVVDSPSKDDAVTRPKDISNTTLASSPELCSAAVMEAKKWLLEKKSGVGSSSDLGYGSHSLNLIALPQAPEDEGSPVDVAKSYMRARPPWSSPSVDHTKPSALSGIQLFKEETPHLFGGNSTASLNKYKRDSSATGSWSIQDEIRRVRSRATEEMLRTLPSSKIDWSAYAVENKSNVNSSAIENIGTSLGDKVHSFTNLVDTSANLTRGLDSHTSPDLQSKLDRRQPESVLPDASNIIPEQNQGFVAVQKTKGTQDDCKELTTVLRDGSSDNIHRDVNGINDTNESTHQSDPVEEAKEVSKSRLQDGNLSEFEEKVEAEVTLANGFPSSGPSVYARKVTQNSKTSNNEPSAVDSSQERIAQGVLEQGSTEVPEVIVDGTVASKDDGVATGSLSQNSSSVQYEVQQNISQAGSESGLVATPTSIAKQKGKRLTRYNRRGSKGVK
- the LOC131660528 gene encoding protein KAKU4-like isoform X1, which gives rise to MTSISGSQSGGKMVRLRRTAAARNRTPYTRPVPSPSQHQHQPQPQSPNWLSRFVISPTRFIASGAGKILSSVLDLESSPGSSSSATSSSSSSYADTNAEEVGDLDDVSYSHFEDEVALNEGGTSEPINLSGKEIQPLAANSQSKHTIEQLLMQESFSREEGDRLIKIIRSRVVDSPSKDDAVTRPKDISNTTLASGSPELCSAAVMEAKKWLLEKKSGVGSSSDLGYGSHSLNLIALPQAPEDEGSPVDVAKSYMRARPPWSSPSVDHTKPSALSGIQLFKEETPHLFGGNSTASLNKYKRDSSATGSWSIQDEIRRVRSRATEEMLRTLPSSKIDWSAYAVENKSNVNSSAIENIGTSLGDKVHSFTNLVDTSANLTRGLDSHTSPDLQSKLDRRQPESVLPDASNIIPEQNQGFVAVQKTKGTQDDCKELTTVLRDGSSDNIHRDVNGINDTNESTHQSDPVEEAKEVSKSRLQDGNLSEFEEKVEAEVTLANGFPSSGPSVYARKVTQNSKTSNNEPSAVDSSQERIAQGVLEQGSTEVPEVIVDGTVASKDDGVATGSLSQNSSSVQYEVQQNISQAGSESGLVATPTSIAKQKGKRLTRYNRRGSKGVK